The genomic segment AGAGAAACAGTAATAAATGATATTATATTAATGAAATGTGTTGGAATCGAACCAATTGTAGTACATGGTGGCGGTCCTGATATTTCAGATTTATTAAATAGATTAAATCACAAAAGTGAATTTATTAACGGCTTAAGATATACTGATGATATTACCATTGAAGTAGTTCAAATGGTTTTAGGCGGAAAAGTAAATAAAAATCTAGTTTCTTTAATAGAGAAATTTGGAGGAAAGGCCATTGGCTTATGTGGAATGGATGGCTCTCTTTTAAAAGCTAAAAAAATAGAATCTGATAACGACTTAGGGTATGTAGGTGAGATAACTAAGGTTAATACAGAAATATTAAAAACTACCATAAGTTCAGGATATATACCTGTTGTTGGTAGCGTAGCTTTAGGAGAAGATGATAATAAGGCATACAATATAAATGCTGATACTTGCGCAGCAAAAATTGCATCAGCATTAAAAGCTGAAAGATTAATACTGCTTACTGACGTTCCAGGAGTTATGAAAGATCCAAAAGATATATCTACTCTAATTAGCACATTAAGATTACATCAAATTCCTAAATTATGCCTTGAAGGGATAATAAAAGGTGGAATGATTCCTAAAATTGATTGTTGCGTTGAAGCAATTAGAATGGGTGTTGAAAAAGCAACTATCCTTGATGGACGTGTACCTCATTCCATTCTTTTAGAGTTATTCTCTAATGAGGGTATCGGAACAATGATTTATTAATCAAAATATTAAAATATTTTAGAAACTTCAAATAAATTTCTCTAATAATAGTTAATGATCTAAAGTTTATACTAGATATTATTAACTATTGAATAATTTAAAGGGGGCAATTTTATGTCATATGATTTTAACGAAGCAAAAGAACACGTTGTTAATAGCTATGGTCGTTTAGATCTTATACTCACTCACGGCGAAGGTGTTTATCTTTATGACCAAGATGAAAATAAATATTTAGATTTTACAAGTGGAATTGGTGTCAGCAGCTTAGGATATGGACATGAAAAATGGGTTAAAGCTACTAGTAATCAATTAAAAACACTTGCTCATACATCGAACATATTTCATACTGAACCAAGTTTAAAACTTGCTAAAGAATTAACTGAAAAGGCCAACATGAGTAAAGTCTTTTTTGCTAATTCTGGCGCTGAAGCTAATGAAGGATCTATTAAACTAGCTAGAAAATACAGTTACGACAAATATGGTGCTGGAAGAAGTAAAATTCTTACTCTAATTCAATCATTTCACGGTAGAACAATAACAACCCTAAAAGCAACTGGCCAAGAGAAATTTCATAAGTACTTCTACCCTTTTACAGAAGGTTTTGATTATGTAAAAGCAAATGATATAGAAGACTTTAAAGCTAAGCTTACAGATGATGTTTGTGCCATAATGCTCGAAGCAATACAAGGTGAAGGTGGTGTTATCCCTCTTGATACAAAATTCGTTCAAGAAGTAGTAAAAGCGTGTAACGAGAAAGATGTTCTTGTAATATTCGACGAAGTTCAATGTGGTATAGGTAGAACAGGTAAAATGTTTGGGTATAATAATTTCAATGTAGAGGCTGATATAGTCTCTGTAGCAAAAGGTCTTGGTGCAGGACTTCCTATAGGCGGAATACTTTGTTCCTCTAAAGTTGCAGATGTATTCAAACCTGGTGATCATGGCTCAACTTTCGGAGCAAATCCTGTTGTATGTTCTGGTGCTTTAGTTGTTCTTGAAGAGATTTGTAATGAACAATACTTTGAGAAAATATATAAAAGAGGATTATTTGTAAGAGAGCTAATAGATGAAGCTAAAAATCCTCAAATTGTAGATGTACGCGGTATGGGATTAATGATCGGAATAAAGGTGAAATGTGATCCTGCTCTAGTCCAAAAAGAAGCTATAAAAAAGGGATTGTTAGTGCTTACAGCCGGTAAAGATGTTGTTAGGCTTCTCCCACCCCTTACTATAACTGAGAAAGAATTAAAAGCTGGTATAGACATTATTCTTGAAATTTTATCTAGCCTTAATTAAATTTTAATTTGGCATGAATATGATCTTTATCGCATCTTTTGAATCTTCCCCTTAACTGCTCATTTTTCACTTTCTTATTGTTTGGAGGCATATATTTATGAAAAAAGATTTATTAAAAATGGATGATCTTTCTAAAGAAGAAATTCTGGATATTTTAAATTTAGCAGATCAGTTAAAATACGAACAAAAACATGGCATAGAACATCATCACCTTAAAGGTAAAAGTTTAGGTATGATTTTTGAAAAATCATCTACTAGGACCAGAGTTTCCTTTGAAACTGGCATGTATCAATTAGGTGGAAATTCACTTTTTTTGACTGATAGAGACATGCAAATTGGTCGTGGTGAGCCAATTGAAGACACTGCTAGAGTCCTTTCTAGATTTATACAAGGCATAATGATTAGAACTTTCTCACAAGATGAAGTTGAAAAATTAGCTAAATATGCATCAATTCCGGTTATAAATGGATTAACAGATGAAGAACATCCTTGTCAAGTACTAGCTGATTTGATGACGATAAGGGAAAATAAAAATATATTAGAAGGTCTAAAAGTTGCTTTTATTGGTGATGGTAACAACATGGCCAATTCTCTAATGATTGGCTGCCTAAAAGTCGGCATGAATTTTGCAGTTGCATCTCCTGAGAATTATACAGCATCTAAGGAATACCTGAATAGAGCTAAAGAGATCGCAGAAAAAGAAGGCGTTACTTTTACAATTACTACATCTCCACTTGAAGCTGCTAAAGATGCTGATGTTATAATTACTGATGTGTGGGCTAGTATGGGCAGAGAAGAAGAGGCTAATGAGAGACTTAAAGCCTTTGAAGGATTCCAAGTTAATAAAGAATTAATGACTATTGCTGATAAAAATGCTATGGTGCTTCATTGTCTTCCTGCTCATAGAGGAGAAGAAATTTCAGCTGAAATTTTGGAAGAACATGCTGATTCAATTTTTGATGAATCTGAAAATAGATTACATGCCCAAAAAGCTGTCCTTGTTAAATTAATGAAATAGTAAAACGCTAGTTAACTAAAAAATGATATACTTGTTTACTTCGATTGCTAAAAAAATTGCAAAGAATTTCTATCATTTCAAGGTAAAAAATTGTTAAAGTTACATGCACTCAACTAGTAACAAATTTTCACCTTGAAATAATGAAACTCAATAATTTTTTTTCTGATGCATTCTGCGCAAACAAGTATATCATTTTTTTATATTCATATATAACTTAAATATTTATTTTATAAATTATTATTAATTTTGTAGTCGTGATGATAAAATATAATTATATGTATAATTTATTTTTAATTTAACTAATGATAATTTACTCAACATATATTTTTAGAGGAGATAATATGGATATTGATTTAAAAGAAAAAGTAAAAAAACTCCCTTCTTCACCTGGTGTATATCTTATGAAGGATTCACTGAATAACGTTATTTATGTTGGTAAGTCAAAGAACTTAAAAAGTAGAGTTGGATCATATTTTATAAATTCTAAATCTCATTCTCCTAAAATTCTTAAGTTAGTTCAAAATCTCAAGGATTTTGAGTATAAAATTACTGATACTGAATTTGAGGCTTTTTTGCTTGAATGCGAATTAATAAAGAAAATTAAGCCTGCTTATAATAGGCTAATGAAAAATCCTAAGTCATATTCTTACATAAAAATAGTTCTTAACGAAAAATATCCAAATATTGAAATATCTCATGAATCGAATGAAATGGATGGAAACATTTATTTTGGTCCATATTCAAGAAAAAACATTGTTGAAAAAGGGCTTTATGGTATTAAAGAATACTGCAAAATACAATGCAGTAATAATCAGCGAAAAACTTCATCCTGTTTTAATTACTCTATAGGATTATGTATTGGAATGTGTTTAGATAGTACACCAAGAGAAGAGTATACCAATATATTAAATAAAATAGTAAATCTTCTTAATGGTAATGATAAAAGTATTCTCCAGGAAATGGAACATATAATGAATAGTGCTTCTGAAAAATTTGATTTTGAAACTGCCGCTAAATATAGAGATTACATAAATTCAGTAAATTATTTGCTAGAGAAAATTAAAATTGTCAAATTTACTAAAAGAAATAGAAATATTGCTTTGCTTGAATATTTAGATAACGACATAGTTAAATTTTTTCTTATTAGAGGAAATAAGGTACTCTTTAGTGATAAATATACTTTAAAAAACTTTGATTTAGAAACATTGAAAAGTATTCTTAAAAATAATATTTTATTTTACTTTAACAATAAAGATGTTCCAATCGAAATTGGAAAAGAAGAAATCGATGAATCCCAAATAATTTACACATATTTAAAAAGTAACTCTAATAGCTGCAAACATATTATGATTCCAGAAGAATGGTTAAGCGTTCCAAATAATGATATGAACATATATAATATCCTTAATAAGCTGTTACCTAGTATAAAAAATGATACCTACTAATAAAATTGTGCCTACTTGTTCGTAATTGTACAAGTAGGTATAATTATTATACTAAGTTCATTTAACTAAGTATATAATTTATAAAAGGAGATTTTAACTATGGAATTAATGAAAGCAATCGCAATGCGTAAATCTACTAGAAGCTATAAATCTGAGCAAATCAGTGATGAATCTTTAAATACTATTATTAATGCTGGCTGTGCAGCACCAGTAGGGATGGGTGCATATAACTCAGTTCATCTAACTGTTATTCAAAATTCCGACTTATTAGATAAAATTACAGCAGTTACTGCAAAAGTATTTGGAAATCCAAATATGAAACCATTTTATGGCGCTCCTACATTAGTAATTGTTTCCGGAAAACCAAATGAAAAAGCTCCAGCTATCGAAGTCGCTAACGCTGCATGTATAGTTGAAAACATGTCTCTTGCTGCTACTGATTTAGGAATCGGTAGTGTCTATTTATTAGGTTTTCTATTTGCTCTTTCTAGTGATAATGATCTTCTAAAAGAATTAAGCTTGCCAGAAGGTTTCGTACCAGCAGCTGCATTAGCATTAGGTTATCCAACTGAACCTCTAACAAAAGAAAAAGACTTAAAACAAACTATTCAAATAAACACAATAAAATAATAATTCAAACATAACATAAACTTCAATCCAATAGTGAATTATTAAAAATTTATATAAATTTGTTCGATTAAATAGTGAGGTGTGAAAATGAAAGTATTACTTATTAATGGTAGTCCAAAAGCTAAAGGATGTACCTATACCGCTTTATGTGAAGTAGCCAGTGAATTAGAAAAAGAAAATATTGAAACAGAAATCTTTCAAATAGGAAATAAACCTATTAGTGGCTGTATTGGTTGTGGTGGCTGCTATAAAAGTGGTGAAGGTAAATGCGTATTTAGTGATGATATCGTAAATATCGCTTTAGAGAAGGCAAAAGAAGCTGATGGATTTATATTCGGTTCACCTGTCCATTACGCTGCTCCTTCAGGTTCAATTACATCTTTTTTAGACAGATTCTTTTATGCTGGAAATTGCTTTGCACATAAACCTGGTGCTGCAGTTGTAAGTTGCCGTAGAGGTGGGGCTGCTTCAGCTTTTGATCAATTAAATAAATATTTTACTATTTCAAATATGCCAGTTGTTTCTTCTCAGTATTGGAATATGGTTCATGGCAATACTCCTGAAGAAGTTAAACAAGATTTAGAAGGAATGCAGACAATGAGAATGCTTGGCAAAAATATGGCATGGCTTTTAAAATCCATAGAGGCTGGTAAAAAAGCAGGTATTTCATTACCTGAAAGTGAACCTAGAGTTGCAACTAATTTTATTAGATAACTCTATTTTAGAAAAAGGATTTAATAAAAATTATATTTTCTTAACTTTTATTAAATCCCTCTTACACTTATCAATTAATTAAATATATATTACAATTAAACTTCTATATTCTAGTTTTAACTTATCGCTTGGCTTATTAAAGTTTTAAATGTAAACTTACTATTTCAACATATAATCTCTTAGTATATTATATCTCTAGTTTCCGCTTTAATCATTATCTTATAATTGTTTTCCATTGGTAGAAATTACATTTTTAAACCACTCAAAGCTCTTTTTCTTATACCTTTTTAAATCTCTCAAATCTGATTCATCACGATTTACAAATATAAATCCATATCTTTTTTTCATCTCACCTTGTGAACTTAAAATGTCAGTACATCCCCAAGTTAGGTATCCTATAACATCTACTCCTTCTTCCATGGCTAATTTCATTTGCTCTATATGTGCTCTCAAATAATCTATTCTATAATCATCCTCTACTGTTTTATTTTCATTCAATTCTTCTCTAACGCCAATTCCACATTTTCAGTTACAAAGATAGGCATTTTATATCTTGCATATATCTCTTTTAAAGCTATTCTAAAGCCTATAGGGTCAATAGCCCATCCCCATTCATTTTTCTTTAATAGTGGGTTGGGTGTCATTCCTTTGATTATACTCTCCTCATCTTCCGGATCATCTTTTACAGTTGAACTTTGATAATAACAGCATTCTTTTTTTATCATCTCTTTCTGATTATTACAATTCAGATAATATAAGATCAAATGTTAATGAATTTAAACTTATTAGTTCATCTGATGAACTTGGCAAATTATTGCAGGTAGAAGTAAATTCTCATGTTTGGCTTATAAAAAGAGTTCGTTATATAGATTCCCATCCTATTCATACAGAAGAGATTTACATGCCATATTCCTTATTTCCAAACCTTAAAACAGAAGATTGTGAATCCAGTTTACTTTCATATATTGAGTCTCAATACGATTATAAAATTAGTCACGGTATTAGGACTGTCAGTTCTGTCAAATTAAATAAATATGAGAGCGATTTATTAGATTTACCCAATAAGTATGTTGTAATGCAGATTGAAAATGTAGGTTATTTAACTAATAATAGAGTATATGAATATTCTATAAGCAAATCCAGAGAAAGTAAGTTTCAATATTATTGTAGACGATAAAACTAATATTATATAAATCCGTATTATTAAAAAATTTAGAATAAAAATATCCTTCAAATACTTAATCCCAAAGTTAAGCATTTAAAGGATATCATTATTTTAGTTATATAATATATATGTTCCATAAAATTTAATTCATTAATATTTATTTAAGGCTATTAGATACTATCTCAAATAATTTTGTAAAGAATTGATTATCTTATTTAGAACTTATATATATTTTTTTATTCTGATCTATTTCTTACTGCATTTTTTACATTGGCTTTTTTGATTATTATTTCGCTTTGATTCGTTGTCATCTGCAACTTCTTCCGAAAATTCTGTCATTAACTTTGAACGGTTCATTTTATTGCTAACCCTTACATAGCTATTTTTATTCTTTTCAGTACTCCTAAAATATTTCATTATCATATAAATTGATGAAAATAAAGCTATCATTATCAGTCCTGCTATAAGTCCTGGTGCCTGATCTGAAATAAGAGGCATGCTAAAAATAACTACAATCATACTTATTAGTCCAATCCAAGATGTATACGGAAATCCAGGCATTTGACATTTCCCATCTGGAGGACATCCATTTCTTTTACGAAATCTTATGTGCGTTGCCATAATTACTGCGTAAGTAAAAAGTAGAGAAAATCCACTTGCCGTTACTAGAAAGAGATATATTCTAGGAAATAGCAATCCAAATCCTAATCCCAAAAGCATTGAAATCCCTGAAAATACTATAGCCTTGTAAGGAATATCACTTTTATCCTTCAAAAACTTAGGTGCATCACCTTCATCTGCAAGTGATCTTAGCATCCTTGCAATCCCAAACATAGAAGCGAGAGATGCAGAAAGTATAGCTGTAATAAGTACTAAATTAATTACATTTCCAGCCCATGTAATTCCCAATCTATCAAGAGCCGCAACCATTGGACTTATATTTTCGCTTAAATCTGCTGTAGGAATTAAAGGAAGTAATGCTATAAGAGAAATTATGTAGAGTGATATAAGACTTACAACTGTATAATTAATTGCTTTTGGTATTGTTTTTCTTGGATTATCAGCTTCTGAGGCTGCTAACCCTATTATTTCAAAACCAGCATAAGCAAATACTACTATAAGCATTCCTCCTGCAATACCTCCTATGCCACTTGACATAAAAGGTTCTCTCATAAGCTCTCCTGCTCCTACCGCTGTTCTTCCCGGAATTATTCCAGTAACAAGTAGAAAAGATATAATTATAAATGAAATTATTGCAAAAAGCTTTATAGCTGAAAGACCACTAGTGAGCTTACTTAATTTATCAGCCCCTAAAAGATTAAGCAAAGTTACACCAACAATAATTATAGTTCCTCCTATAGCTATTGATATATTCGGAATCCATTCATTCAATAAAATTGATACAGCAGTAGCCTCACTAGACATTGAAAGTACCATACCAATCCAGTAAACCCAGCCAACAACAAATCCTGTTCCAGGTCCAAAAGCTTCTGATGCAAAAGTCCTAAAGGATCCAGAATGTGGATTTGCAACAGTCATTTCAGATAAAGCATAAAGTATAAAGTATACTAAAATTCCTCCCAATATATAGGATATCAAAACAGATGGTCCTGCAGCATTAATAGCCACCGCTGAGCCAAGAAAAAACGATCCTCCTATTATGCTTCCCAAAGCCATCATTGTGAGCTGCCAAGCAGATAATCCTTTGTTTTTTTTCTTCATAAATATTCTCCTCCGTACTAAAACATCTAAGAAAAGCAAATAAAAGTATTTGCAAATTTCTTAACGATGTACTAAATAACTTCTAGAATATTATTCCTCAAAATTCATATAACATGTACTTTATCTAAATATAAAATTTTATATCTATTATTTTATTTGAAATAAGCTTTAAATATGTAAATCAAATCCATCTAAAAATAAAAGATAAAAGTTAATGCTGGTAACTAGCACTAACTTTTATCTCATCCAAGATTAAATGTAAAACTTAATTATTTAATTCTAATTATTTTCTTCTATTTTTCCTACTATAAATATATATGATAATGCTCCTATTAAAGCTAAAATACCTATCAAAGCTATTGCTGGAGTAAAATTACCACCTGATACAATAATACCTATTACGATTGGAATTACTATTGATGATAAAGCTCCAGTGCAGTTAAATACACCACCAGCTAATCCAACTAAATTTTTAGGTGCCAATAATGATACAAATATCCAAGTAATAGTTGCTAATCCATTACCGAAAAATGCTATAGCCATGAACATTACTATTAATGGAGTGCTATCAACAAAATTTGCTCCAATTATAGTTGTTGTTAATAATAATCCAATAATTATTGGGGTTTTTCTTGCTACTCCCATAGAAACTCCTTTTTTTATGAGCTTATCTGATACAAAACCTGAAACTAAAACACCACAAAATGCAGCCAAATATGGTACTGATGAAACAAAACCTGACTTTATAAAACTTAGATGTCTATATTCCACAAGGTATGTTGGAAACCAAGTTAAGAAAAACCAAAATGTTGATGATATAGTGAATTGACCAATATATATTCCTATGAGCTTACGGTTAGAAAACATCATCTTTAAATCGCTAAATTTAAACTGAGATTTTTCCTTAGCTGTCGAATTATTTGCATCCTCATCTTCTATTATAGCTCCACCTTCTCTGATATAATTTAGTTCAGCTGTATTTATACGTTTACTTTTGCTTGGATCTCTGTATAGTGCATACCAAACAATTGCCCATGCAATTCCTACAAGTCCTGTAAGTATAAATAAGAATTTCCAACCAAACTTATCTTCTAATATAAATAGTAATGGGCTCACAAATGCTAATCCAACAAATTGAGCTGAAGAGTATATTGCAATAGCAGATGCTCTTTCATTTGTTGGAAACCAACTTGATGCCACTTTATTACTTGCGGGCATAACTGGTGCTTCAAAACATCCTATAGATAAACGTAAACCTAAAAGTGATCCAAATCCACCTACAATACTTTGTAACAATGTAGCTAATGACCATATGAATAAACTACATGCATATACAGCACGAGGTTTAAATTTATCAACTAAATATCCACTAGGTATTTGCAATGCAGCATATACCCATCCAAACGCTGAAAATATCAATCCCATTTGAACAGTTGATAATTTCAAGTCTTTAGACATATGAGATGCCGCTACAGATATGTTTGAACGATCCATGTAATTTATTACTATATTTATAAATATTAGAGCTAATACTAAATATCTTACTCTAGTTGGCTTCTCTTCAGTCAAATTAGTCTTATAATTATTATTTATATTCATACTCTTTATTCCTTCCTATCTTTAAATAAATTATTCTCTATTTAGACGAATTGAAGAAAATAGCAGTTTCAAAATATTACGATTATTTTTAATCATAATACATAGTAGCTTGCACTTACCTCTGTCCTTATGATAATTTTCTGAGACAGTATAGCGGAAAATAAGGTTGCAAGATTGGCTTGCTATTTTCTAATTT from the Clostridium beijerinckii genome contains:
- a CDS encoding flavodoxin family protein → MKVLLINGSPKAKGCTYTALCEVASELEKENIETEIFQIGNKPISGCIGCGGCYKSGEGKCVFSDDIVNIALEKAKEADGFIFGSPVHYAAPSGSITSFLDRFFYAGNCFAHKPGAAVVSCRRGGAASAFDQLNKYFTISNMPVVSSQYWNMVHGNTPEEVKQDLEGMQTMRMLGKNMAWLLKSIEAGKKAGISLPESEPRVATNFIR
- a CDS encoding UTRA domain-containing protein, producing MNFDNNSILFLSSLSDYYNSDNIRSNVNEFKLISSSDELGKLLQVEVNSHVWLIKRVRYIDSHPIHTEEIYMPYSLFPNLKTEDCESSLLSYIESQYDYKISHGIRTVSSVKLNKYESDLLDLPNKYVVMQIENVGYLTNNRVYEYSISKSRESKFQYYCRR
- the argF gene encoding ornithine carbamoyltransferase, which gives rise to MKKDLLKMDDLSKEEILDILNLADQLKYEQKHGIEHHHLKGKSLGMIFEKSSTRTRVSFETGMYQLGGNSLFLTDRDMQIGRGEPIEDTARVLSRFIQGIMIRTFSQDEVEKLAKYASIPVINGLTDEEHPCQVLADLMTIRENKNILEGLKVAFIGDGNNMANSLMIGCLKVGMNFAVASPENYTASKEYLNRAKEIAEKEGVTFTITTSPLEAAKDADVIITDVWASMGREEEANERLKAFEGFQVNKELMTIADKNAMVLHCLPAHRGEEISAEILEEHADSIFDESENRLHAQKAVLVKLMK
- a CDS encoding MFS transporter: MNINNNYKTNLTEEKPTRVRYLVLALIFINIVINYMDRSNISVAASHMSKDLKLSTVQMGLIFSAFGWVYAALQIPSGYLVDKFKPRAVYACSLFIWSLATLLQSIVGGFGSLLGLRLSIGCFEAPVMPASNKVASSWFPTNERASAIAIYSSAQFVGLAFVSPLLFILEDKFGWKFLFILTGLVGIAWAIVWYALYRDPSKSKRINTAELNYIREGGAIIEDEDANNSTAKEKSQFKFSDLKMMFSNRKLIGIYIGQFTISSTFWFFLTWFPTYLVEYRHLSFIKSGFVSSVPYLAAFCGVLVSGFVSDKLIKKGVSMGVARKTPIIIGLLLTTTIIGANFVDSTPLIVMFMAIAFFGNGLATITWIFVSLLAPKNLVGLAGGVFNCTGALSSIVIPIVIGIIVSGGNFTPAIALIGILALIGALSYIFIVGKIEENN
- a CDS encoding family 1 glycosylhydrolase; its protein translation is MTPNPLLKKNEWGWAIDPIGFRIALKEIYARYKMPIFVTENVELALEKN
- a CDS encoding amino acid permease, producing MKKKNKGLSAWQLTMMALGSIIGGSFFLGSAVAINAAGPSVLISYILGGILVYFILYALSEMTVANPHSGSFRTFASEAFGPGTGFVVGWVYWIGMVLSMSSEATAVSILLNEWIPNISIAIGGTIIIVGVTLLNLLGADKLSKLTSGLSAIKLFAIISFIIISFLLVTGIIPGRTAVGAGELMREPFMSSGIGGIAGGMLIVVFAYAGFEIIGLAASEADNPRKTIPKAINYTVVSLISLYIISLIALLPLIPTADLSENISPMVAALDRLGITWAGNVINLVLITAILSASLASMFGIARMLRSLADEGDAPKFLKDKSDIPYKAIVFSGISMLLGLGFGLLFPRIYLFLVTASGFSLLFTYAVIMATHIRFRKRNGCPPDGKCQMPGFPYTSWIGLISMIVVIFSMPLISDQAPGLIAGLIMIALFSSIYMIMKYFRSTEKNKNSYVRVSNKMNRSKLMTEFSEEVADDNESKRNNNQKSQCKKCSKK
- a CDS encoding GIY-YIG nuclease family protein, with protein sequence MDLKEKVKKLPSSPGVYLMKDSLNNVIYVGKSKNLKSRVGSYFINSKSHSPKILKLVQNLKDFEYKITDTEFEAFLLECELIKKIKPAYNRLMKNPKSYSYIKIVLNEKYPNIEISHESNEMDGNIYFGPYSRKNIVEKGLYGIKEYCKIQCSNNQRKTSSCFNYSIGLCIGMCLDSTPREEYTNILNKIVNLLNGNDKSILQEMEHIMNSASEKFDFETAAKYRDYINSVNYLLEKIKIVKFTKRNRNIALLEYLDNDIVKFFLIRGNKVLFSDKYTLKNFDLETLKSILKNNILFYFNNKDVPIEIGKEEIDESQIIYTYLKSNSNSCKHIMIPEEWLSVPNNDMNIYNILNKLLPSIKNDTY
- a CDS encoding nitroreductase family protein, coding for MELMKAIAMRKSTRSYKSEQISDESLNTIINAGCAAPVGMGAYNSVHLTVIQNSDLLDKITAVTAKVFGNPNMKPFYGAPTLVIVSGKPNEKAPAIEVANAACIVENMSLAATDLGIGSVYLLGFLFALSSDNDLLKELSLPEGFVPAAALALGYPTEPLTKEKDLKQTIQINTIK
- the argB gene encoding acetylglutamate kinase; amino-acid sequence: MLNHTERAEVLVHALPYIQRYRGKIIVVKYGGNAMISDELRETVINDIILMKCVGIEPIVVHGGGPDISDLLNRLNHKSEFINGLRYTDDITIEVVQMVLGGKVNKNLVSLIEKFGGKAIGLCGMDGSLLKAKKIESDNDLGYVGEITKVNTEILKTTISSGYIPVVGSVALGEDDNKAYNINADTCAAKIASALKAERLILLTDVPGVMKDPKDISTLISTLRLHQIPKLCLEGIIKGGMIPKIDCCVEAIRMGVEKATILDGRVPHSILLELFSNEGIGTMIY
- a CDS encoding family 1 glycosylhydrolase, with amino-acid sequence MNENKTVEDDYRIDYLRAHIEQMKLAMEEGVDVIGYLTWGCTDILSSQGEMKKRYGFIFVNRDESDLRDLKRYKKKSFEWFKNVISTNGKQL
- a CDS encoding aspartate aminotransferase family protein, with the translated sequence MSYDFNEAKEHVVNSYGRLDLILTHGEGVYLYDQDENKYLDFTSGIGVSSLGYGHEKWVKATSNQLKTLAHTSNIFHTEPSLKLAKELTEKANMSKVFFANSGAEANEGSIKLARKYSYDKYGAGRSKILTLIQSFHGRTITTLKATGQEKFHKYFYPFTEGFDYVKANDIEDFKAKLTDDVCAIMLEAIQGEGGVIPLDTKFVQEVVKACNEKDVLVIFDEVQCGIGRTGKMFGYNNFNVEADIVSVAKGLGAGLPIGGILCSSKVADVFKPGDHGSTFGANPVVCSGALVVLEEICNEQYFEKIYKRGLFVRELIDEAKNPQIVDVRGMGLMIGIKVKCDPALVQKEAIKKGLLVLTAGKDVVRLLPPLTITEKELKAGIDIILEILSSLN